The following are from one region of the Macadamia integrifolia cultivar HAES 741 unplaced genomic scaffold, SCU_Mint_v3 scaffold1607, whole genome shotgun sequence genome:
- the LOC122064323 gene encoding glutamate receptor 2.7-like, with amino-acid sequence MLEMKCSSIQVFLPLIIFIFSLSHLFIGNQIGVLAQNTTIPFNVGVVLDFNKMVGRIGLSCISMALYDFYETHSFYKTSLVLHTRDSKNSVVHASSMALDLLKNIEVQAIIGPETSSQANFMIDLGDEAQVPIISFSATSPSLSSTQTPYFVRASLSDSSQVKAIASIVQSFGWKEAVLIYESTDYGNGIVPYLVDVFTAIETRVPYKSVLSPSASDDRILAELYKLMTMQTRVFVVHMTYSIAARLFLKEKTIGMMDEGYAWIITDGLSNQLNSMNLSVVHSIQGVLGVEPYVPMSDKLKNFKIRWRYKFHKENPVMESASLNIFGLWAYDTVW; translated from the exons ATGTTAGAGATGAAGTGCTcatcaatccaagtttttttgCCTTTGATCATCTTTATATTCTCTTTGAGTCATCTCTTCATTGGCAATCAAATTGGTGTATTGGCTCAAAATACAACCATTCCTTTCAATGTTGGGGTTGTTCTTGATTTCAATAAAATGGTTGGGAGAATTGGGTTGAGCTGCATCTCCATGGCTTTGTATGATTTCTATGAAACTCACAGTTTCTACAAAACAAGTCTGGTTCTCCACACCAGGGATTCCAAGAACAGTGTGGTCCATGCTTCTTCTATGG CTCTTGATCTACTAAAGAACATAGAAGTACAAGCAATTATTGGGCCAGAAACATCATCTCAGGCCAACTTTATGATTGATCTTGGAGACGAAGCTCAGGTGCCCATTATATCTTTCTCTGCAActagtccttctctttcttcaacTCAAACTCCTTATTTTGTCAGGGCTTCCCTCAGTGACTCCTCTCAGGTAAAAGCAATTGCTTCCATTGTCCAATCCTTCGGATGGAAGGAAGCTGTACTGATATATGAGTCCACTGATTATGGTAATGGAATTGTACCTTATTTGGTCGATGTGTTTACAGCAATCGAGACTCGTGTCCCTTACAAAAGTGTCCTTTCTCCTTCAGCCTCTGATGATCGAATTCTTGCAGAGCTTTACAAGTTGATGACAATGCAAACTAGAGTATTTGTCGTGCACATGACATACTCAATCGCTGCTCGTTTATTTCTGAAAGAAAAAACTATTGGAATGATGGATGAAGGATATGCCTGGATTATCACAGATGGGCTATCTAATCAACTGAATTCCATGAACCTCTCGGTTGTCCATTCTATACAAGGTGTACTAGGTGTTGAGCCTTATGTGCCCATGTCTGATAAGCTTAAGAACTTTAAGATCAGATGGAGATACAAGTTCCACAAGGAAAACCCAGTTATGGAAAGTGCTTCTCTTAACATTTTTGGACTGTGGGCATATGATACTGtctggtag
- the LOC122064327 gene encoding zinc finger BED domain-containing protein RICESLEEPER 1-like — translation MLDSALFYCKAFENLGLVDDNFKTCPSSEQWLKIERLTSFLYPFYAITVLLSGFKYPTANLYFENVWEIHKSLLEEVSRGLNFMKPMAVEMKKKFDKYWSEYSPILAIALVFDPRYKLSFVTWAFSKLCNLDLNASTMCNNVRNSLYQLFDEYKSMQPSDYDVPTLTHRPGRSRTRFEFMVSELAEMDNGNKSQLDIYLDEPKVPFNDNEYDEYDVLAFWKANGSRYPDVARMARDVLAIPVSTVASESAFSAGGRVIDKYRSKLLPTNAEALICLRDWMFDIDFRAEPFDDPTDVDNALGNILELLHIENERGAVASSSAGPTPREG, via the exons ATGCTTGattctgcattattttattgtaaagcaTTTGAGAACCTTGGACTAGTGGATGACAACTTTAAAACTTGTCCTAGTTCTGAACAATGGTTGAAGATTGAGAGATTAACGAGTTTTTTGTATCCCTTCTATGCAATTACTGTTTTGCTTTCTGGTTTCAAGTATCCCACagcaaatttatattttgaaaatgtttgggAGATTCACAAAAGTTTATTAGAAGAGGTATCACGTGGGCTCAACTTTATGAAGCCAATGGCagtggaaatgaagaaaaaatttgacaaatattggagtgaatatagtccaattttggccattgctttggtgtttgatcctcgATATAAACTTAGTTTTGTGACTTGGGCATTTTCTAAGCTTTGCAACCTGGATTTAAATGCATCTACAATGtgcaacaatgtgaggaattctTTATATCAATTGTTTGATGAGTACAAGAGTATGCAACCAAGTGATTATGATGTTCCTACACTTACCCATCGTCCTGGGAGATCTAGAACAAGATTT GAATTTATGGTATCCGAGCTTGCTGAGATGGATAATGGAAATAAATCTCAATTGGATATATATCTAGATGAACCCAAGGTCCCATTCAATGATAATGAATATGATGAGTATGATGTGTTGGCATTTTGGAAAGCAAATGGGTCAAGGTATCCAGATGTGGCTCGAATGGCTCGTGATGTCTTGGCTATACCAGTTTCCACAGTTGCTTCAGAGTCGGCTTTTAGCGCAGGGGGCCGTGTTATTGATAAATATCGGAGCAAACTCCTACCTACCAATGCTGAAGCATTAATATGCCTTCGGGATTGGATGTTTGATATAGACTTCAGAG CTGAGCCTTTTGATGATCCCACTGATGTGGATAATGCACTTGGAAATATACTGGAACTATTGCACATTGAAAATGAGAGAGGTGCAGTAGCTAGTTCTTCAGCTGGTCCTACTCCTAGAGAAGGATAA